Proteins encoded within one genomic window of Haloplanus vescus:
- a CDS encoding uracil-xanthine permease family protein — translation MSDETESSFVAYGIDDKPPVLTSILLGVQHYLTMVGANVAVPLILAGALGMPESVIPRFVGTFFVVSGIATLAQTTFGNRYPIVQGAPFSMLAPALAVIGVVQASNPTGPAWEAALLQLQGAIVVAALVEVAVGYFGLLGRLRSYISPVIIAPTIALIGLALFNTPQVTSASGNWWLLGLTLLLIVLFSQYLGDASRAFKLFPVLLGVVVAWLVAAALSVSGVYTAGTSGYVDLASVASAPALMPIYPLQWGMPRIETAYVIGMIAGVAASMLESFGDYHAVARLSGVGAPSESRINHGIGMEGIMNVFAGLMGTGGSTSYSENIGAIGLTGVASRYVVQIGAAVMLLVGFVGYFGQLIATIPDPIVGGLYVAMFGQIVAVGLSNLEYVDMNSSRNVFVVGIALFTGLAIPAYMGNVGSAAAFREGMRGIAVLGPVLGARAVADTIYVIGSTGMAVGGLVAFVLDNTIEGTREERGLVEWEQATEDESDFASAFDRFLRD, via the coding sequence ATGAGCGACGAAACCGAGTCGAGTTTCGTCGCCTACGGTATCGACGACAAACCACCGGTGCTCACGTCGATTCTTCTCGGCGTTCAGCACTACCTGACGATGGTCGGCGCGAACGTCGCCGTCCCGCTGATTCTCGCGGGGGCGCTGGGGATGCCCGAGTCGGTCATTCCTCGCTTCGTCGGCACGTTCTTCGTCGTCTCGGGAATCGCGACTCTCGCCCAGACGACGTTCGGCAACCGCTACCCAATCGTCCAGGGGGCGCCGTTCTCGATGCTCGCGCCCGCCCTCGCGGTCATCGGCGTGGTGCAGGCGAGCAACCCAACCGGGCCGGCGTGGGAGGCGGCACTCCTCCAGCTGCAGGGCGCCATCGTCGTCGCCGCGCTGGTCGAAGTGGCCGTCGGCTACTTCGGCCTCCTCGGGCGACTCCGGTCGTACATCTCGCCGGTCATCATCGCGCCGACCATCGCCCTCATCGGTCTTGCGCTGTTCAACACGCCGCAGGTGACGAGCGCCAGCGGAAACTGGTGGCTGCTCGGCCTGACGCTGCTCTTGATCGTCCTCTTCTCGCAGTATCTCGGCGACGCCTCGCGAGCGTTCAAGCTGTTCCCCGTCCTGTTGGGCGTGGTCGTGGCGTGGCTGGTCGCCGCCGCCCTGTCGGTGAGCGGTGTCTACACGGCGGGCACGTCGGGTTACGTCGACCTCGCGTCCGTGGCGTCGGCGCCGGCGCTCATGCCCATCTACCCGCTCCAGTGGGGGATGCCGCGAATCGAAACCGCGTACGTCATCGGGATGATTGCGGGCGTCGCGGCGTCGATGCTGGAGTCGTTCGGTGACTACCACGCCGTCGCTCGCCTCTCCGGCGTCGGCGCGCCGAGCGAGAGCCGAATCAACCACGGTATCGGGATGGAGGGCATCATGAACGTCTTCGCCGGCCTCATGGGGACCGGTGGTTCCACCTCCTACTCCGAGAACATCGGCGCCATCGGCCTGACGGGCGTCGCCTCGCGCTACGTCGTCCAAATCGGGGCGGCGGTGATGCTTCTCGTCGGCTTCGTCGGCTACTTCGGCCAACTCATCGCGACCATCCCCGATCCAATCGTCGGCGGACTCTACGTCGCCATGTTCGGCCAAATTGTCGCCGTCGGCCTCTCGAACTTGGAGTATGTCGACATGAACTCCTCGCGAAACGTCTTCGTCGTCGGCATCGCACTCTTCACCGGCCTCGCGATTCCGGCGTACATGGGCAACGTCGGGAGCGCCGCCGCGTTCCGCGAGGGGATGCGAGGTATCGCCGTCCTCGGCCCCGTTCTCGGCGCTCGCGCCGTCGCCGACACCATCTACGTCATCGGGTCGACGGGCATGGCCGTCGGCGGCCTCGTCGCGTTCGTCCTCGACAACACCATCGAGGGGACCCGCGAGGAACGCGGCCTCGTGGAGTGGGAGCAAGCGACCGAAGACGAGAGCGACTTCGCCTCCGCGTTCGACCGCTTCCTGCGAGACTGA
- a CDS encoding DUF5059 domain-containing protein, whose amino-acid sequence MQQTRRKLLQTTGVALGGVGLAGCGGQSGTETSDTTATDTETSEPTATETPSAEASADTALAAEWNTMRARLHDAVALGRAGESSAAATLVGDVFARFEQASGEYGAHEGLESTDESAYESFEEHLGDARSAFESGDVDAAIGALDGAGNELASAQQSRTSDSVTETFSLLVFASRIRNIDALATAGLTDEAATVGERVFADFEQAPAHETLESAGDGYHEEFETPLNDAIEAANAGDADGVHEAALSASGTAVEAAYELVSEPIAGIGHLSLMAAVGFDAEMAASMGGPGVAAAHAAGLNAYRVRVRDAAWLYDAGQPEAAKAAAQSIFQHFEGARAHEALEEASESAYETFEHDGLEALITAIEDGDDEGVDSAVTTVHDGLTTGIDALASDAAPVLQSGFFRARLGDARERYDRGEGEVAATIAENLFARFEENEGGFHETLEETSEDLYHTFEEEHLTALPDAFRAGDDEAVDTHLSGATDALVEFEATAGTPLASGAAAAYMTGRAGDAGVRAALGDTDRAETIASDAFAYFEGGANGFHEAVEHASEERYHAFEEALGAVRSATTGDADAYEAATTFADEATAAVYAVVENGGSGGDVNAAPLVSDVFATFENARVHEALEAGDHETYETFEGALSDYISALESGESIDAAGERFAQATRNAGFAVAGAIDQAPEISAGGSGGESGESGETDLQGGPNVVEGVPDDADHVIDMNAVAFDPAELTVSVGDTVAWSHAGGEPHSVTALGDGIPDGASYWASGGFESEEAARTGWENGKGAVASGQSYVHTFETAGEHAYVCIPHEAAGMEGTVVVEE is encoded by the coding sequence ATGCAGCAAACCAGACGGAAGTTGTTACAGACGACCGGCGTCGCCCTCGGTGGCGTCGGGTTGGCTGGTTGCGGTGGGCAGAGCGGCACCGAAACCAGCGACACGACGGCGACAGATACCGAGACGAGCGAGCCCACGGCGACGGAGACGCCGTCGGCCGAGGCGTCGGCGGACACCGCGCTCGCCGCGGAGTGGAACACGATGCGCGCTCGCCTCCACGACGCGGTGGCGCTCGGTCGCGCCGGAGAGTCCAGCGCGGCGGCGACGCTCGTCGGCGACGTTTTCGCACGCTTCGAGCAGGCATCGGGCGAGTACGGCGCTCACGAGGGCCTGGAGTCGACGGACGAATCCGCCTACGAGTCCTTCGAGGAGCACCTCGGCGACGCTCGCTCGGCGTTCGAGAGCGGCGACGTGGACGCGGCCATCGGCGCCCTCGACGGCGCGGGCAACGAACTGGCGTCCGCCCAGCAGTCCCGAACCTCGGACTCTGTCACCGAAACCTTCTCGCTGCTCGTGTTCGCCTCCCGGATTCGGAACATCGACGCGCTGGCAACAGCGGGGCTGACGGACGAAGCGGCGACGGTGGGCGAGCGAGTCTTCGCCGACTTCGAACAGGCGCCCGCTCACGAGACGCTCGAATCCGCGGGCGACGGCTACCACGAGGAGTTCGAAACCCCGCTCAACGACGCCATCGAGGCGGCTAACGCTGGCGACGCCGACGGTGTCCACGAGGCGGCGCTCTCGGCGTCCGGCACCGCAGTCGAGGCGGCGTACGAACTCGTCTCCGAGCCGATTGCCGGCATCGGTCACCTCTCGCTGATGGCTGCGGTCGGCTTCGACGCCGAAATGGCCGCCAGCATGGGCGGGCCGGGCGTCGCCGCCGCTCACGCCGCGGGCCTGAACGCCTACCGCGTTCGCGTCCGTGACGCCGCGTGGCTCTACGACGCCGGCCAGCCAGAGGCTGCCAAGGCCGCCGCACAGTCCATCTTCCAGCACTTCGAGGGCGCTCGCGCCCACGAGGCACTGGAGGAGGCCAGCGAGTCCGCCTACGAGACGTTCGAACACGACGGGCTGGAGGCGCTCATCACCGCCATCGAGGACGGCGACGACGAGGGCGTCGACAGCGCGGTGACGACTGTCCACGACGGCCTCACGACGGGCATCGACGCGCTCGCGAGCGACGCGGCGCCGGTGCTCCAGTCCGGCTTCTTCCGCGCCCGCCTCGGCGACGCGCGCGAGCGCTACGACCGCGGCGAGGGCGAGGTGGCGGCCACCATCGCCGAGAACCTCTTCGCTCGCTTCGAGGAGAACGAGGGCGGCTTCCACGAGACGCTCGAGGAGACCAGCGAGGACCTCTATCACACCTTCGAGGAGGAACACCTCACCGCCCTCCCCGACGCCTTCCGCGCGGGCGACGACGAGGCCGTCGACACCCACCTCTCGGGTGCGACGGACGCCCTCGTCGAGTTCGAGGCGACCGCTGGCACGCCGCTCGCCAGCGGCGCCGCGGCGGCGTACATGACCGGACGGGCCGGCGACGCCGGCGTCCGAGCTGCGCTGGGTGACACCGACCGCGCCGAGACGATTGCGAGCGATGCCTTCGCGTACTTCGAGGGCGGCGCCAACGGCTTCCACGAGGCCGTCGAGCACGCCAGCGAGGAGCGCTACCACGCCTTCGAGGAGGCGCTCGGTGCCGTTCGCTCCGCGACGACGGGCGACGCCGACGCCTACGAGGCGGCGACGACGTTCGCCGACGAGGCGACCGCCGCCGTCTACGCCGTCGTCGAGAACGGTGGGAGCGGTGGCGACGTGAACGCCGCGCCCCTCGTGAGCGACGTGTTCGCCACCTTCGAGAACGCGCGTGTCCACGAGGCGCTCGAAGCGGGCGACCACGAGACCTACGAGACGTTCGAGGGGGCGCTCTCGGACTACATCTCTGCGCTCGAAAGCGGCGAGAGTATTGATGCCGCCGGCGAACGGTTCGCGCAGGCGACCCGGAACGCGGGCTTCGCCGTCGCGGGTGCCATCGACCAGGCGCCCGAAATCTCCGCCGGCGGGAGCGGCGGCGAGAGCGGCGAGAGTGGTGAGACCGACCTCCAAGGCGGCCCGAACGTCGTCGAGGGCGTCCCGGACGACGCCGACCACGTCATCGATATGAATGCCGTGGCGTTCGACCCGGCCGAACTCACCGTCTCCGTCGGCGACACGGTGGCGTGGAGCCACGCTGGCGGTGAACCCCACTCCGTCACCGCCCTCGGTGACGGCATTCCGGACGGGGCGTCCTACTGGGCGTCCGGCGGCTTCGAGTCTGAAGAAGCGGCACGGACCGGCTGGGAGAACGGCAAGGGTGCCGTCGCCTCCGGTCAGTCCTATGTCCACACCTTCGAAACGGCTGGTGAACACGCCTACGTCTGCATCCCGCACGAGGCGGCGGGTATGGAGGGAACCGTCGTCGTCGAGGAGTGA
- a CDS encoding metal-dependent hydrolase, with translation MYRRGHWGVSLLVFAPVGFALVSFGRPTLAVAGGAAMLWLSTVPDWDHRLPLISHRGPTHTLAFALLVGLVGAGLGAGVAEVIPGSRSTLVAFGFGIGALGILAHLLADALTPAGVPLLWPLSGRDFSVYLTRADNTIANYALLAVGVCATAVAAVLAARMA, from the coding sequence ATGTATCGCCGAGGCCACTGGGGCGTCTCGCTGCTCGTGTTCGCCCCGGTCGGATTCGCACTCGTCAGTTTCGGCCGACCCACGCTCGCCGTCGCCGGCGGCGCCGCCATGCTCTGGCTATCGACCGTGCCCGACTGGGACCACCGCCTCCCGCTCATCTCGCATCGCGGCCCCACCCACACCCTCGCGTTCGCACTTCTCGTCGGCCTCGTCGGCGCGGGCCTCGGCGCTGGCGTCGCGGAGGTGATTCCGGGTAGCCGGTCGACGCTCGTCGCCTTCGGCTTCGGTATCGGGGCGCTCGGCATCCTCGCACACCTCCTCGCGGACGCCCTGACGCCTGCGGGCGTCCCGTTGCTGTGGCCGCTCTCCGGCCGCGATTTCTCGGTCTATCTCACGCGCGCCGACAACACCATCGCCAACTACGCGCTCCTCGCTGTCGGCGTCTGCGCCACCGCTGTCGCCGCCGTCCTCGCCGCCCGGATGGCCTGA
- a CDS encoding cold-shock protein — protein sequence MATGTVAFFNDTGGYGFIETEDSDEDVFFHMEDIGGPDLEEGQEVEFDIEQADKGPRATNLQRL from the coding sequence ATGGCGACAGGTACGGTTGCATTCTTCAACGACACTGGCGGTTACGGGTTCATCGAGACTGAAGATTCGGACGAAGACGTGTTCTTCCACATGGAAGACATCGGCGGTCCGGACCTCGAAGAAGGACAGGAGGTGGAGTTCGACATCGAGCAAGCCGACAAGGGTCCGCGAGCGACCAATCTTCAGCGACTGTAA
- a CDS encoding cryptochrome/photolyase family protein: protein MTVWLLGDHLHPSHHVLDGADRVLMVEATDFADRRPYHPQKLGVVFAGMRHARDRLREAGYTVDYRRADSFGDALDAHFDAHPGDDLTLMRPPSHGAAARLRELVTSRGGTLTLVDDDRFRCSPEAFDEWADGDEFRHEDFYRWMRRREGVLLDGDDPVGGRWNYDEENRETPPKDWSPPPTPRYDPDDLTRETLEWVDSEFDTWGEREGFAWPVTRADALDALDHFVSHRLPAFGPYQDAMLGGEWALAHSLLASSLNLGLLRPGEVVDAAVEAWERDEAPIESVEGFVRQVLGWREFMRHVYRRTMPELAEGDLLDRERALPPLYYEGETEMRCLDEAVSHVYERGYAHHIERLMVLSNFATLYGVDPHELNEWFHFGFVDAYHWVTAPNVLGMGTFATDAFTSKPYVSSGNYVDRMSDHCADCPYDVDATTGEGACPFNALYWDFLKEHEETLRGTGRMGLMYSHVDRKSESEWDAIRERAARLRERAMAGEL, encoded by the coding sequence ATGACCGTCTGGTTGCTCGGCGACCACCTCCACCCGTCCCATCACGTCCTCGACGGTGCCGACCGGGTGCTCATGGTCGAGGCGACCGATTTCGCTGACCGCCGGCCGTACCACCCCCAGAAACTCGGCGTGGTGTTCGCGGGGATGCGCCACGCCCGTGACCGACTCCGCGAGGCGGGGTACACCGTCGACTACCGCCGAGCCGACTCCTTCGGCGACGCCCTCGATGCTCACTTCGACGCCCATCCGGGCGACGACCTGACGCTCATGCGCCCGCCGAGTCACGGCGCCGCCGCCCGCCTGCGCGAACTCGTCACGTCGCGCGGCGGGACGCTCACCCTCGTCGACGACGACCGATTTCGCTGTTCGCCCGAGGCGTTCGACGAATGGGCGGACGGCGACGAGTTCCGCCACGAGGACTTCTATCGCTGGATGCGTCGGCGCGAGGGCGTCCTGTTGGATGGCGACGACCCCGTCGGCGGCCGCTGGAACTACGACGAAGAGAACCGGGAGACGCCACCCAAGGACTGGTCGCCGCCGCCGACCCCCCGATACGACCCCGACGACCTGACACGCGAGACGCTCGAGTGGGTCGACTCCGAGTTCGACACGTGGGGCGAACGCGAGGGGTTCGCGTGGCCCGTCACCCGCGCGGACGCCCTCGACGCACTCGACCACTTCGTCTCCCACCGCCTCCCCGCCTTCGGCCCGTATCAGGACGCGATGCTCGGCGGCGAGTGGGCGCTGGCGCACTCGCTCCTCGCTTCCTCCCTCAACCTCGGTCTGCTCCGGCCGGGCGAAGTCGTCGACGCGGCCGTCGAAGCGTGGGAGCGTGACGAGGCGCCGATCGAGAGCGTCGAGGGCTTCGTCCGACAGGTGCTCGGCTGGCGGGAGTTCATGCGCCACGTCTACCGGCGGACGATGCCCGAGTTGGCCGAGGGGGACCTGCTCGACCGGGAGCGGGCGTTGCCACCGCTGTACTACGAGGGCGAGACCGAGATGCGCTGTCTGGACGAGGCGGTGAGCCACGTCTACGAGCGCGGATACGCCCATCACATCGAGCGCCTGATGGTCCTCTCGAACTTCGCGACGCTGTACGGCGTGGACCCCCACGAGCTGAACGAGTGGTTCCACTTCGGATTCGTCGACGCCTACCACTGGGTGACGGCACCGAACGTCCTCGGGATGGGCACCTTCGCCACCGACGCGTTCACCTCGAAACCCTACGTCTCGTCGGGCAACTACGTCGACCGGATGAGCGACCACTGCGCCGACTGCCCGTACGACGTGGACGCGACGACAGGCGAGGGGGCCTGTCCGTTCAACGCGCTCTACTGGGACTTCCTGAAAGAACACGAGGAGACGCTCCGCGGGACGGGGCGGATGGGGCTGATGTACAGCCACGTCGACCGGAAGTCCGAATCGGAGTGGGACGCCATCCGAGAGCGGGCGGCGCGACTCCGCGAGCGAGCGATGGCGGGCGAGCTATGA
- a CDS encoding acyltransferase has protein sequence MTKVNVSLSPEAQARVEEFVDGVDEQLSSSDATADVVQGVLARIHGDGDVYERWQAGESVSLAERIRLDTYHPRHVHTKGEVWAEKDEAQFQRSKPLRWLWLGFDASPLAANDAVALPFRQMLADHLFAEAGDDLKLFRGIRFPYGHNIEMGDRTVVHENVLLDDRGALDIGASVSVADGAAIHTHSHDVVDQSDVSIYRTVVDDDVRIASGAMVGAGSRVGENAMIGAKAIVHGDVPAHHVAVGTPAESIKVKPGWEPVAADLGPLPDNRGARRIEYDLPPDLDTVDEFERDLQTPVEVGSD, from the coding sequence GTGACAAAAGTTAACGTATCACTATCGCCCGAGGCGCAGGCGCGGGTCGAGGAGTTCGTCGACGGGGTAGACGAACAGCTGTCGTCGTCGGACGCCACAGCCGACGTGGTCCAAGGCGTGTTGGCACGGATTCACGGCGACGGCGACGTCTACGAGCGCTGGCAGGCGGGGGAGTCGGTGTCGCTCGCCGAGCGCATCCGTCTCGATACGTATCACCCGCGACACGTCCACACCAAAGGGGAGGTGTGGGCGGAAAAAGACGAGGCGCAGTTCCAGCGGTCGAAGCCCCTTCGGTGGCTCTGGTTGGGATTCGACGCCTCACCGTTGGCGGCCAACGACGCCGTTGCCCTGCCGTTCCGACAGATGCTCGCGGACCACCTCTTCGCCGAGGCGGGCGACGACCTCAAGCTCTTTCGAGGGATTCGGTTCCCGTACGGTCACAACATCGAGATGGGTGACCGGACCGTCGTCCACGAGAACGTGCTCCTTGACGACCGTGGCGCCCTCGATATCGGTGCGAGCGTCTCCGTCGCCGACGGCGCCGCCATCCACACTCACAGCCACGACGTCGTCGACCAGTCCGACGTGTCCATCTACCGGACCGTCGTCGACGACGACGTACGCATCGCGTCCGGGGCGATGGTCGGCGCCGGGAGCCGGGTCGGCGAGAACGCGATGATCGGTGCCAAAGCCATCGTCCACGGGGACGTGCCGGCCCACCACGTCGCCGTCGGGACGCCCGCCGAGAGCATCAAGGTGAAGCCGGGCTGGGAGCCGGTCGCAGCTGACTTGGGACCGCTCCCCGACAACCGTGGAGCGCGTCG